Genomic DNA from Williamwhitmania sp.:
CCATAGCCGAAGTTTTATCCTTCAGCGTTTCTACAAGAATCGTATTAAAGCTTTGGTTAAGTTGGGTTGAGGATACGTTTAAGTTTAAGTTTAAATATAGGGAGTCGAGGTTGAACGATACAATATTGAACTTTATGCGGTTAAGGTCTAACTTATTGGAAACAACTGCTACAAAGTATTGTTCGCCATCTGCATCGGAATAGTTTACCGATGGATGCTCCTGATCTGTTTGTGGGTTTTTGTTTTCAGCGAGGGTTGCATTTTGAGCCAACTTAAGCTCAACGTTATTGAGGTTGGCAATCATTTCCCTTGCCTTGTTTGCCTCTTCGGTGGAAGGAAACTTCTTCATCACCGCGTTTAGCGCATTACGATAGGCAGCAAGGTTTCCTCCATCCCCTTGGCAAATAGCCAAAATGAGTTGGTATTTGGGCTGCAGGTTGCTGTCAGGATACTTGTTTATGGCAGCAGTGGCCTGTTGGGCCGCAGCTGGAAAATTGCCTGCGCTAAAGGTTTGGTAGAGTTGCTCGTAATTCTTTTCTTCTTCACCTTGCTGATCCGTCAACTTTTTGAGGTAATCCGGGTTGGTAATGGCCATTGCGTATGTGCTGTTTGGGTATTTATTCACCAGCAAATCGCGGTATTTTTTGATCCGTTGAGCATCTTTTATAGCTAGGGAGAGTTGGTATATGTCGAAGTAAACAGAAACTAGGTCGGCGTTATTGGGAAATCGTTGTGCAAACTCTTCATAGGTTTTTATGGCAGCGAGATAATCTTTCATCTGATTCTGGTATACCGCGCCCGCTTTTAAAAGCGAAGTTTCGATTCGCTTGGAAGAAGCCTTCATTAACGAGTCGGTCAGCGGCAGGTCGGCGAGGTAGAATTCGCGGGAATTTTTGGAGAGCTGCTTCTTAACGCTTGCCGCTGCTGCTATCCCTGTTTCTTCCTCCGTTGTTCCTGTGCCAACGTCACCGGTGAGTTCAGAAATCCCTTTGTTTTTTCGCCTCCAGTTATCTTCCAGTTTGCGCTTTCCCCACAACATTTGGAATTCCGATGAGCCCACCGCCAGCGTTGCAGGGTTATAGAAGTACCATTTTCCGCCTTGCTGTCCAGCAAGATTTTGGGTTGCCTGTTGCTGCTGGTAGTAGGAGGCAGCGTAGCGTTGTTGCTCCTCTTCTTTGCGCTTTGCTTCTTCCTCTTCCTGCACCTTTTTTATAAGCGATGCAATGAGTGCATTTCGGTCCGCTTCAGACATTTTGGCAACCCGCTGAAGGCTGTCCTCGCGCGATACAACCCGGAGATCGGAAACGAGGCTAGTCAGGTTGTCGGTCTTGAGCTTGAGCTGCGCATAGTCTGGATAGGTATTATCGAGAACGGTAACGGCAGTATCGTAGTAAGCCTGTGCCATAATATAATCAGGCTTCTCAAAGTAAAGATCAGCCAACGTTATGGACGAAAGTCCTTTTTGGAAGTTATTAGAAACGCTTTTGCTGACAGAGAGAGCAAAGTTTTTCATAGCTGCCGGCATATCGTTTTCTGCTAGGTCAATTTTACCAAGGGCATAGTACACAAGGTCCAGGTACTCCCGGTTCTTTTCGTCCTTTGCCAACTTCAGCAGCACCTTTCTGAGATCCT
This window encodes:
- a CDS encoding tetratricopeptide repeat protein, translating into MKSSIIKLFLLLAAIVAITTSCSTKKNTVVTRNYHNLTAYYNYYYNANLSYENGVAKSEKNYPMNYTDLLPVFTFNNQQMAGAIAGDMDRAVKKATGLVAHHSITVKPKPKKGAPNKKDREFYNQNEFCVWVPEAYLLIGKANVYGMNYDKALQTFNYMLTEYPNSKSLYEAKVWMAIIDAQTGSYEEGQEMLRSLNADKKFPTKLRPLLLLSFADMDIKRKAYADAIPYLKKALQSHWKKNRRVRLTYLLGQLYEKIGDNEKSIEAFRAVTKMNPAYETAFNAQIKIAILYQSGQKGKDLRKVLLKLAKDEKNREYLDLVYYALGKIDLAENDMPAAMKNFALSVSKSVSNNFQKGLSSITLADLYFEKPDYIMAQAYYDTAVTVLDNTYPDYAQLKLKTDNLTSLVSDLRVVSREDSLQRVAKMSEADRNALIASLIKKVQEEEEAKRKEEEQQRYAASYYQQQQATQNLAGQQGGKWYFYNPATLAVGSSEFQMLWGKRKLEDNWRRKNKGISELTGDVGTGTTEEETGIAAAASVKKQLSKNSREFYLADLPLTDSLMKASSKRIETSLLKAGAVYQNQMKDYLAAIKTYEEFAQRFPNNADLVSVYFDIYQLSLAIKDAQRIKKYRDLLVNKYPNSTYAMAITNPDYLKKLTDQQGEEEKNYEQLYQTFSAGNFPAAAQQATAAINKYPDSNLQPKYQLILAICQGDGGNLAAYRNALNAVMKKFPSTEEANKAREMIANLNNVELKLAQNATLAENKNPQTDQEHPSVNYSDADGEQYFVAVVSNKLDLNRIKFNIVSFNLDSLYLNLNLNVSSTQLNQSFNTILVETLKDKTSAMDYFKKISAAPGIFLNAPADDCAIFVISKQNYAQFTADKGIQNYLTFFRQHYNP